Sequence from the Streptomyces sp. NBC_00440 genome:
GAAGCAGGTGAAGCGGACCGCGCCGGCCCCGGGCCGCACCCCCGCCGCGTCGAGCAGCCGGGAGAGCCGGACGCCTTCGAAGGGGGTGCCGGGCACCCGCCAGCCGGTGACGCACTGCACATCGCGCACCAGCCTGGTCTGCGGCAGCCGGCGCAGCGAGCCGAGGGTGTACGAGGTGGGCCGCTCGACCATGCCGTCCACGGTGAGCCGGTAGTTCCCGGCGTCCTTGTGGGGCACCGATGAGGTGACCGAGTAGTAGCGGAATCCGCCGCCGTTGGGCAGCAGACCGGTCAGGCCGGTGGGGTCCTTGCCCGAGACCGCCCCCAGCGCGGAGTCGACCCCGCGCTGGACGTAGGGCGCGGTGACAAGACCCGCCGCGCCCAGGCCGAGCATCCCGAGGACGAGGCGGCGGCCGACCGGCGCGCCGCCCTGGTCCGATGGTTCTGGTTTCACCCAACGATTCGAACACCCGCGGGCGCCAGAAGCCAGCGACCGCGGGTGACGTCAGGATTCCGTCATATGTCCGCGGCGGCTCCGGCCCGCGCCTCGGCGGCCTTGTCGAGCTGGAACGCCTCGTTGCCGAGCCCGATCCGGGCGTGCACCTCGGGCCTGCCCGAGCGCAGCACCAGTCCGTAGACCAGACCGCCGAGCAGGGCGAGGCCGATGATCCCGGGCAGCAGCCAGCTCAGGACGGACCCGGGGCCCGCTCCGACCAGCACGTCGAAGTCCTTGACCGTCATGAAGGCGATGGTGAGCAGGGCGAGGCAGGCGAGGCCCGACGCGGTCAGCCGCCAGATCTGCGCACGGGCCGCCCCGCGCTGTACGAAGAAGGCGATCACCGCGACCGATGCGGCGGCCATCAGCAGGATGATGCCGAGGGCGCCGATGTTCCCCATCCAGGTGAAGAGGTGCAGGACGGGCGCCGTCGGGTCACCGTGCGGCTTGCTGTCGGTCACCGCGAAGGCGATGACGACGACGAGGGAGATGACGGTCTGGAGCAGCGAGCCGGTGCCGGGTGCGCCGCTGGACCTGTTGGTACGGCCGAAGGCGGCGGGCAGCAGTCCCTCGCGGCCCATCGCGAAGGCGTAGCGGGCGACCACGTTGTGGAAGCTGAGCATCGCGGCGAACATTCCGGTGACGAAGAGGACGTGGAGCACATCGGTGAAGGACTTGCCGAGTACGCCCTCGCTGAGCCCGAAGAGCAGTCCGGGGCCGAGTTTGGTGGCCTGGGCGCTGATCGCCGAAGGCCCGGCGGCCACGGTCAGCGCCCAGGAGCTGACGGCGAAGAACAACGCGACGAAGCCGACGGCGAGGAACATCACCCGGCGGACCACCACCTGCGGCCTGCTGGTCTCCTCGGCGTACACGGGGGCCTGTTCGAAGCCGACGAAGGCGGCGATGCAGAAGCAGAGCGCGGTGCCGAAGCCCGCACCGGTGAGGGTGCCGGGGTTGAATGCGTGCAGCGAGAGCCCTTCCTTGGCGGGGCTCGCGACCGAGGCGATGTCGAAGATCACCACGAGGGCGCACTCGATGAGCAGCAGCACACCGAGGACCTTCGCGTTGAGGTCGATCTTCAGCCAGGACAGCACCCCGACGACCGCGACGGCCACCAACGCCGGGATCCACCAGGCCAGTTCGGTGCTCAGATAGGTGTCGAAGAGGCCGGAGACCTCGAAGCCGAAGATGCCGTAGATGCCGACCTGCATGGCGCTGTAGGCGACCAGGGCGACGAAGGAGGCGCCGGCTCCGGCGGTGGAGCCGAGGCCGCGGGCGATGTACGCGTAGAAGGCCCCGGCGTTGTGGACATGCCGGCTCATCTCCGCATAACCGACGCTGAACAGCGCCAGGACGACCGCCAGGATGACGTAGAGGATCGGCTGTCCCACGATTCCCATCAGGCCGAAGATCGTGGGCATGACTCCCGCGACGACCATCAGAGGAGCGCTGGCCGCGAGCACGGAGAGCAGCAGCCCCGCCGTCCCCAGACGGCCGGCGCGCAGCGCCTGGTCCTGGCCCTTGAACGTGCTGATCTCGTTGATCTCGCTCGTGCTCGAACTGCCCGGCGGCATGGCGGGTCGGTCCCTTCGGTGAGGAGTTAGACGGAGCCGAGCGCGGCACCGCGCGCGGCGCTGAACGCCTGGTACGCGTCCCGGTCGGGGTAGGCCCAGGGGGCCGGCGTGAAGTGCTCTCCAATGCGGTGGAACAGCGCGGCGGCCTCCGCGGGCCGGCCCTCGCAGAACTTCGCGTGGGCCAGGAAGTTGAGGTCGACGCGGTTGCGCGGATGGTCCTCGCGCTCCCACTCCAGCCACCAGTCGAAGGCGGCCTTCATCACCTGACGGGCCCGCCGGCCCGTCCAGTGCGCGGAGCGTGCGGGGTCGTCCGGTTCGCTGCCCGCGGTGGCGAGCACCCGGTAGCGCTCCGCGTGGGCGACCACCGGCAGCACCGCGAGCGGCGAGTCGGCGGGCGCCTGTTCGGCCGCCCAGGCCGCGAAGTCGTACACCTCGTGCAGCGGGTCCTGGCCGGCCCCCGGATGGCGCTCGGCGAGCCGCGCCGCCATCAGATGGTGGGCGTGGTGGTGCTCGGGGTGGCGTGAGCGCACCTCGTCGAAGAGGCGGCTGACCTCCTCCTCGGTGCCGCGGCTGCGGGCCAGGATCAGCAGCCCGAGCCAGGGGGTCGGGTCCGACGGCGCCAGCCGGGCAGCGGCCCGGCAGGCCTCGCGGGCCGCGTCCTCCTCTTCCTTGGCTGCCTTGCCCACCCTGCCCACCTTGTCCGCCCGGCCTCCCCTGCCGTCCTTGCCGCGCAGCGACCGCAGGACCATGGCGCAGGCCAGCAGGGCGGCGGCGTCCGCGCTCTCCGGCTCGGCGAGCAGCCAGTCCTCGGCCCAGGCCGCCGATCCCGACCCCTCCGCGAGTACGACGAGACGGTGGCCCCGGCGGTCCCAGTCGTCGGCGGTCGCGGTGAGCAGGGAACTGACGCTGCCCCAGCGGCCCTGGGCCAACTGGGTTCGCACTTCTGTGAGTTCGACGTCGTCGAGAGCCGGGTCGGCGAGCTGGCCGGCCCGTCTTCGGGAGCGGCCGAGGAGTGGGGGCATCCGCGGGGGTCCTCAGGGCGCCGGGGGCAATGATCACGCACAGCAAACCGGTATTGATGGCTCCACGTCAAGGCCGCACAGGCGTCACATCCTCCTCAACTCCCTTTACAACGCCATGCTTTGCCCGGGTGCGTACGCTGGTTCCATGACCGGTCCCGAACACCTCAAGCCCCTGTTGTTCGCCTTTCCCGGCCCGCTCCGCGATCAGCTCGTCGACGCCGTGCTGCGCGGGGAGAAGGTCTCGACCAGCGGACTGCTCGCCGAGTACGAGGCGGAGCGGGAGGAACTGCCCCCCGTCGGCGAGCGCTCCGCGCTGATCGACTCGGACGGCCGTGAGGTCGCGGTGGTCGAGCTGACCGAGGTACGGGTGCTGCGGCTGGGCGATGTCGGCCTCCAGCACGCGCTGGACGAGGGCGAGGGTCACACATCGGTCGCCGAGTGGCGCGCGGGGCACGAGCGGTTCTGGCACGGCGACGAGATGCGGGAGGCGCTGCGGAACCCGGAGTTCACCGTGGACGACGACACGATGATCGTGGCCGAGCGGTTCCGGGTGGTGGAGCGGCTCCAGGAAGGGTGAGCCGGGGCCGGCCGGCCCCTCGCACCCCACCGCCCGCTGCCCCGCCGCCCCCGCTACCCCACCGCCCGGGCCGCAGCCCGCCCGGCGGTCCGCCCGGAGTAGATGCAGCCGCCCAGGAACGTGCCCTCCAGCGACCGGTAGCCGTGCACCCCGCCACCGCCGAACCCGGCCGCCTCCCCCGCCGCGTACAGACCGGGCACGGGCGCGCCCCTGTCCGTACCGCCGGCCGGCTCCGCGAGGACCCGGGACGACAGGTCCGTCTCCAGGCCGCCCAGCGACTTGCGCGTCAGGATGTGCAGTTTCACCGCGATCAGCGGGCCCGCCGCGGGATCCAGGATGCGGTGCGGCGCGGCCGTGCGGATGAGCCTGTCGCCCAGATACTTCCGGGCGCCGCGGACCGCCATCACCTGGAGGTCCTTCGTGAAGGGATTGCCGATCTCGCGGTCGCGGGCGACGATCTCCCGGCGCAGCCCGGCCTCGTCGATCAGCGGCTCCCCGGTGAGCTTGTTCATCCCGCGCACCAGCGACGCCAGGTCCTTCTCGACGACGAAGTCCGCGCCGTTGTCCATGAACGCCTTCACCGGCGCGGGTACGTCGGCGCGCGCCCTCCCGATGACGTCACGGACGGACTTCCCCGTCAGGTCTGGGTTCTGCTCGGAGCCCGAGAGGGCGAACTCCTTGCCGATGATGCGCTGGTCGAGGACGAACCAGGTGTAGTCGTGGCCCGACTTCATGATGTGGTCGAGGGTGCCCAGGGTGTCGAAGCCGGGAAAGAGCGGCACCGGCAGGCGTTTGCCGCGCGCGTCGAACCAGAGCGACGAGGGCCCCGGCAGGATGCGGATGCCGTGCTTCGCCCAGATCGGGTTCCAGTTCTGGATGCCCTCGGTGTAGTGCCACATCCGGTCCCGGTTGATCTGGCTGCCGCCCGCGGCCTCCGCGATTCCCAGCATCAGCCCGTCCACGTGGGCGGGCACCCCCGACAGCATGTGCGCGGGCGGGGTGCCGAGCCGCTCCGGCCACTGGGCCCGTACGAGGTCGTGGTTGCCGCCGATCCCGCCCGAGGTGACGATGACCGCCTGTGCCCGGTAGGTGAACTCGCCGGTGACCGCGCGGCTGCTGGCGGTGCCCCGCTCGGCCCCGCTCGCCTCCAGCACCTCACCGGTCACCGTGTCCACCGCACCGGCGCTGCGGGCGAGGCCGGTGACCCGGTGGCGGAACCTGAGCTGCACCAGGCCGCGCGCCACACCCTCCCGCACCCGGCGCTCGAAGGGCGCGACGACGCCGGGCCCGGTCCCCCAGGTGATGTGGAAGCGCGGTACGGAGTTGCCGTGGCCGGTCGCGTCGTACCCGCCGCGCTCCGCCCAGCCGACGACCGGGAAGAAGCGCATCCCCTGGGCGTGCAGCCAGGCCCGCTTCTCGCCCGCCGCGAAGTCCACGTACGCCTCGGCCCACTGCCGCGGCCAGTGGTCCTCGGGCCGGTCGAAACCGGCGGTGCCCAGCCAGTCCTGCATCGCCAGCTCGCGGCTGTCCTTGACCCGGAAGCGCCGCTGTTCGGGCGAGTCGACGAAGAACAGACCGCCGAAGGACCAGTGCGCCTGACCGCCCATCGACTGCTCGGGTTCCTGGTCGAGGAGGATCACCTTCTTCCCCGCGTCCACCAGCTCGGCGGTGGCCACCAGACCGGCGAGCCCGGCCCCGATCACGATCACGTCAGCGTCGTCCGCCATGAGCCCCATCCCTGCCAGGTTACTTGTGGGTCACATCTTCAGTTCGTCCCGAAGCTGCGTCAACCGTCCCGTTCGGTGCACTCAACGGGTACAGGTGCACCCGCAGGCGCTATCGTCGCCAGAACCCCGCCCCTTCTGGCCGGTCTTGAGGTTGATCACGTGTCGGTACTCGTCGTCGCGCTCTCGGTGGCCGCGGCCTGCTGTCTCGGATTCGGATTCGTGCTCCAGCAGAGAGCGGCCAGGCACGCCCCCATGAAGGACTTCCTCTCCTTCCGGCTGCTGCTCGACCTGGTGCGGGTGCCGCTCTGGCTGGGCGGCATCGCGCTGATGGTCTGCGGCATGGTGCTGGGGGCCCTGGCGCTCGGCCACGGCGAGATCTCGCTGGTCGAACCGCTGCTCGCGACGAACCTGCTCTTCGCCATGGCGCTCTCCCGGCACCAGACCGGACAGCCGCTGGGGCGGCAGGGCTGGGGCGGTCTCGCGCTGCTGGCGGGCGGGGTCGCGGCCTTCATCCTGGCGGGCCAGCCGAAGCCCGGCGCCGCGTCGGTGAACGAGCTGCGGCACTGGCTGATCATCGGCGTGGTGGCCGGCACCGCCATGGTCCTGACGGTCTGCGCCAAACGGACCCGGCTGACCGTGGGCCCCGCACTCCTCGCACTCGGCGCCGGTCTGCTGTACGGGCTCCAGGACGCCCTGACCCGGGTCAGCGGGCAGCTTCTGGAGCACGGCGGCTGGGCGGCGCTGACGACGGGCTGGGAGCCGTACGCGGTGATCGTGCTGGGGGTGACCGGGCTGATCCTGGTGCAGAGCGCGTTCGAGGCAGCGCCGCTGCGCAGTTCGCTGCCCGCGCTCACCGCGGCCCAGCCGCTCGCGGGCATCGTCTGCGGTGTGGGGTTCCTCGGCGACCAGCTGCGCACCGACACCGGAGCCCTGGCCTGGGAGTCGGCCGGGCTCGCGGCGATCGTCGTGGGGATCGTCCTGCTGGGACGGCATCCGGCGATGCCCCCCGGCTCGGCGCGGGCGCCGCGCGAGAAGATGGCGGCATGACCGCTGCGAACCCCGTACCCCCCGCCTCCCCCGCCGACGAGATCCTCGATGTGGTCGACGCGTCCGACCAGGTGACCGGGCAGGCCCCGCGGGGCGAGGTGTACGCGAAGGGGCTGCTGCACCGCTGTGTCTTCGTCCTCGCCCGGGACGCCGACGACCGGATCTTCGTCCACCGCCGGACACCGGTGAAGCTGGTCTTCCCCTCGCTGTACGACATGTTCGTCGGCGGCGTGGTCGGCGCGGGCAAGTCCTACGACGCGGCGGCGCTGCGTGAGGCCGAGGAGGAGCTGGGCGTGTCCGGGCTGCCCGCGCCCGTACCGCTCTTCAAGTTCCTGTACGAGGGTGCCGGGCAGGGCTGGTGGTCCTGGGTGTACGAGGTGCGCTGCACGCTTCCGGTGAACCCCCAGGTGGAGGAGGTCGCCTGGCACGGCTTCCTCTCCGACGAGGAACTGGCGCTCCGTATCGGCACCTGGGAGTGGGTGCCCGACGGCCTCGCCGCGTACCGCCGGCTGACCGATCGGCAACCACGCTGACGGCGGCGGCCCGGCGCAGGCATCCGGTGCGTCTCCCGGCCGGCCGCGAAGCGGACCGGCCACGCAGGCATCCGGTGCGCGGCCGGATCAGGCCGCCGCGTCCCAGTCGACCGTGACGACGATCTTGCCGCGGGTGTGGCCCTCCGAGTTGAGCCGCTGCGCCTCGGCCGTCTGCTCCAGCGGGAGGACCCGGTCGACGTGGACCGTGATCTCTCCCTGGTCGGCCAGTTCGCCCAGGACATGCAGGTCGAGAGGGTCGGGCCGTACGAAGACATAGCGGCCGCCGAACTCGACGACGTCGCCGTCCACGATGGACGCGAGCCGGCCTTCCGGGGCGAGCAGGTTCGCCGACAGCCTGAG
This genomic interval carries:
- a CDS encoding molybdopterin-dependent oxidoreductase, whose protein sequence is MLGLGAAGLVTAPYVQRGVDSALGAVSGKDPTGLTGLLPNGGGFRYYSVTSSVPHKDAGNYRLTVDGMVERPTSYTLGSLRRLPQTRLVRDVQCVTGWRVPGTPFEGVRLSRLLDAAGVRPGAGAVRFTCFDGAYSESLTLDQARRADVLVALRMQDEPVSHNHGGPVRLYVAPMYFYKSAKWLSGITVTSDVRQGYWEERGYDIDAWVGKSNGRDDHPTV
- a CDS encoding APC family permease translates to MPPGSSSTSEINEISTFKGQDQALRAGRLGTAGLLLSVLAASAPLMVVAGVMPTIFGLMGIVGQPILYVILAVVLALFSVGYAEMSRHVHNAGAFYAYIARGLGSTAGAGASFVALVAYSAMQVGIYGIFGFEVSGLFDTYLSTELAWWIPALVAVAVVGVLSWLKIDLNAKVLGVLLLIECALVVIFDIASVASPAKEGLSLHAFNPGTLTGAGFGTALCFCIAAFVGFEQAPVYAEETSRPQVVVRRVMFLAVGFVALFFAVSSWALTVAAGPSAISAQATKLGPGLLFGLSEGVLGKSFTDVLHVLFVTGMFAAMLSFHNVVARYAFAMGREGLLPAAFGRTNRSSGAPGTGSLLQTVISLVVVIAFAVTDSKPHGDPTAPVLHLFTWMGNIGALGIILLMAAASVAVIAFFVQRGAARAQIWRLTASGLACLALLTIAFMTVKDFDVLVGAGPGSVLSWLLPGIIGLALLGGLVYGLVLRSGRPEVHARIGLGNEAFQLDKAAEARAGAAADI
- a CDS encoding ASCH domain-containing protein, with translation MTGPEHLKPLLFAFPGPLRDQLVDAVLRGEKVSTSGLLAEYEAEREELPPVGERSALIDSDGREVAVVELTEVRVLRLGDVGLQHALDEGEGHTSVAEWRAGHERFWHGDEMREALRNPEFTVDDDTMIVAERFRVVERLQEG
- a CDS encoding FAD-binding dehydrogenase; this encodes MADDADVIVIGAGLAGLVATAELVDAGKKVILLDQEPEQSMGGQAHWSFGGLFFVDSPEQRRFRVKDSRELAMQDWLGTAGFDRPEDHWPRQWAEAYVDFAAGEKRAWLHAQGMRFFPVVGWAERGGYDATGHGNSVPRFHITWGTGPGVVAPFERRVREGVARGLVQLRFRHRVTGLARSAGAVDTVTGEVLEASGAERGTASSRAVTGEFTYRAQAVIVTSGGIGGNHDLVRAQWPERLGTPPAHMLSGVPAHVDGLMLGIAEAAGGSQINRDRMWHYTEGIQNWNPIWAKHGIRILPGPSSLWFDARGKRLPVPLFPGFDTLGTLDHIMKSGHDYTWFVLDQRIIGKEFALSGSEQNPDLTGKSVRDVIGRARADVPAPVKAFMDNGADFVVEKDLASLVRGMNKLTGEPLIDEAGLRREIVARDREIGNPFTKDLQVMAVRGARKYLGDRLIRTAAPHRILDPAAGPLIAVKLHILTRKSLGGLETDLSSRVLAEPAGGTDRGAPVPGLYAAGEAAGFGGGGVHGYRSLEGTFLGGCIYSGRTAGRAAARAVG
- a CDS encoding DMT family transporter, giving the protein MSVLVVALSVAAACCLGFGFVLQQRAARHAPMKDFLSFRLLLDLVRVPLWLGGIALMVCGMVLGALALGHGEISLVEPLLATNLLFAMALSRHQTGQPLGRQGWGGLALLAGGVAAFILAGQPKPGAASVNELRHWLIIGVVAGTAMVLTVCAKRTRLTVGPALLALGAGLLYGLQDALTRVSGQLLEHGGWAALTTGWEPYAVIVLGVTGLILVQSAFEAAPLRSSLPALTAAQPLAGIVCGVGFLGDQLRTDTGALAWESAGLAAIVVGIVLLGRHPAMPPGSARAPREKMAA
- a CDS encoding NUDIX domain-containing protein, whose product is MTAANPVPPASPADEILDVVDASDQVTGQAPRGEVYAKGLLHRCVFVLARDADDRIFVHRRTPVKLVFPSLYDMFVGGVVGAGKSYDAAALREAEEELGVSGLPAPVPLFKFLYEGAGQGWWSWVYEVRCTLPVNPQVEEVAWHGFLSDEELALRIGTWEWVPDGLAAYRRLTDRQPR